In a genomic window of Temperatibacter marinus:
- a CDS encoding alpha/beta hydrolase, producing the protein MKTIMLTISLSLGLQLTAIAEETVPSETAFDFIASDGTTAPAFKGEIWVPENRTVPNSTKIPVRYIRFPATGDTKGSPIFYLAGGPGGSGIRTVKHRRTKMFMALRAYGDVIAIDQRGAGRSKVHSECQSSITLPIDKRLSDHDFIGFHQNALRECIAQWQDKKIDIAGYNTIENADDLNDLRRHFGAKKMILWGTSYGSHLAFAALKKYDDVIEKVILSSAEGPDQTVKRPAATNAWFDRLQTAINSQPASKKLWPDVKGLVTRVHQKLETNPLNLTLKMRDGSKFDYLFQKRDIQQIASFFISDPTWTRNLLGLYSDLDQGNGEKSGEIIARFFNPGRPLKLDLMSTMMDIASGISIERKARIKKELETAILGSWMNFSWHYDALYPEYDLGKQFRMPTQSRTPLLLFSGTLDGRTYLQQQQSTLAEMPNAVSIIVENAGHNLFMSSPEIQKTINLFLENKPIKKKTITIPLVSLTSP; encoded by the coding sequence CTGGGTACCAGAGAATAGAACCGTGCCCAACAGCACTAAAATTCCTGTAAGATATATTCGATTTCCAGCCACTGGAGACACGAAAGGAAGTCCAATATTTTACTTAGCCGGGGGTCCAGGAGGATCCGGGATTCGCACAGTAAAACACCGCAGAACCAAAATGTTTATGGCCCTAAGAGCCTATGGGGATGTTATTGCAATCGATCAACGCGGTGCAGGGCGCTCTAAAGTGCATTCAGAATGCCAATCATCTATTACACTCCCCATTGATAAACGCCTTTCTGATCATGACTTCATTGGGTTCCATCAAAATGCCCTGAGGGAATGCATCGCACAGTGGCAAGATAAGAAAATTGATATCGCTGGATATAATACAATAGAAAATGCTGATGATTTAAACGATTTGAGGCGTCACTTTGGCGCGAAAAAAATGATCCTATGGGGCACATCTTATGGCAGTCACTTAGCCTTCGCTGCGCTAAAAAAATATGATGATGTTATAGAAAAAGTGATATTGTCTAGCGCCGAAGGACCAGATCAAACAGTGAAACGTCCGGCCGCAACCAATGCATGGTTTGATCGTCTTCAGACGGCAATTAATAGCCAGCCTGCAAGTAAAAAACTCTGGCCTGATGTGAAAGGACTTGTCACTCGGGTGCACCAAAAATTAGAAACCAATCCGTTGAACTTGACTTTGAAAATGAGGGATGGTTCTAAGTTCGACTATCTCTTTCAAAAAAGAGACATACAACAAATTGCCTCCTTTTTCATTTCCGATCCAACTTGGACAAGAAATTTGCTTGGCCTTTATTCAGACCTTGATCAAGGAAATGGGGAGAAAAGTGGTGAAATCATTGCTCGATTTTTTAATCCTGGGCGCCCGCTTAAGTTGGACTTAATGTCTACAATGATGGATATAGCCTCTGGCATTTCAATAGAGAGAAAGGCACGCATCAAAAAAGAACTCGAAACAGCCATTCTTGGCAGTTGGATGAATTTTTCGTGGCATTACGATGCTCTTTATCCTGAGTATGACCTTGGAAAACAGTTTAGAATGCCAACACAATCACGAACGCCTCTCCTATTGTTTAGCGGGACTTTAGATGGCAGAACTTATTTACAGCAACAACAGTCTACACTTGCTGAGATGCCCAACGCTGTCTCCATTATTGTAGAGAATGCAGGCCATAATCTTTTCATGTCTTCTCCGGAAATTCAAAAGACAATCAATTTGTTTTTGGAGAATAAACCAATAAAGAAAAAGACTATAACGATACCTTTGGTGTCCTTAACCTCACCGTAA
- a CDS encoding TonB-dependent receptor plug domain-containing protein → MTILKKKMLISSASAVAICIATAAPAAAQDIDYGTLEEMFGQAVTLGATGTPKLASDVPVNMTIISAEEIRRSGARDVPTVLRRYAGIDVQMLGPTGSMVSIRGRNNDGMRLRVLINGRDTFRPYEGSTLWSSLPVSMEEIRQIEVGRGPSTSLYGANAVAGVINIITFSPLHDSKNVATARIGDKGVKELSAVSTISLGDMGGIRLSGGYAELDRFNGPLNASEQLTRPETFENKRFSGDALFNVTDTLKVGFEATYYEGDVLAQTPQGGSVDGSTEDSSFKLYMALDSDFGRWTSSAFKNSNTETRDSVIDIGTGPFVFSQEIEAETKYFDITNSQSVGSNTTLRFSVGYREDSVTQFGGSAIDRTGEVGYKTTFASALAEHALSDATTITGSLRYDSLDSYSTANNFALTNFTNSDFGTLNEISVNIGVTHKFSETDTVKLMYARGFQSPNLFELGGQVIDVGNSGVFTGIGALGGQPNLNSTIDTQYEIQYLKSLESLNGKLNVSVFLRDEKDLIGAAITGELYSTNEPTVPFYAGTTNVGDAETWGLEIDLSGETDNGIRWAARYGYASTSEDLEQTGLVLSSLYPFVPLGYEDRSSKHILTGLIGYEKDAFTIDAIVQYKSGFTSIKDFINLPAFGLDPYGSVDGFWTANLSARYQINESVSVFASGENLLEKRHNQSVNSTMIAERRVWAGLTIDF, encoded by the coding sequence ATGACAATCCTAAAGAAAAAAATGCTTATCTCTAGCGCAAGCGCTGTGGCAATTTGCATAGCTACAGCAGCTCCTGCAGCAGCTCAAGACATAGACTATGGAACACTTGAAGAAATGTTTGGTCAGGCAGTGACCTTAGGGGCCACTGGCACACCTAAACTGGCTTCAGATGTGCCCGTAAACATGACAATCATCTCCGCTGAAGAAATTCGCCGCAGTGGTGCGCGCGATGTGCCGACAGTGCTGCGTCGTTATGCTGGCATTGATGTCCAAATGCTTGGGCCAACAGGCTCGATGGTCTCCATCCGCGGCAGAAACAATGATGGAATGCGCCTCCGTGTTTTAATTAATGGTCGCGACACATTCCGTCCTTATGAAGGCTCTACTCTTTGGTCATCTCTTCCTGTCTCAATGGAAGAAATTCGTCAAATTGAAGTAGGTCGAGGACCTTCTACATCACTCTACGGTGCGAATGCGGTGGCTGGCGTAATTAATATCATTACCTTTAGCCCCTTGCATGATAGCAAGAATGTTGCCACTGCACGTATCGGCGATAAAGGCGTGAAAGAGCTTTCAGCAGTAAGTACGATAAGTCTTGGTGATATGGGCGGCATCCGCTTATCAGGAGGCTATGCAGAATTGGATCGTTTTAATGGTCCTCTGAATGCATCAGAACAGCTGACCCGTCCTGAGACATTTGAGAACAAGCGGTTTTCTGGAGATGCCCTCTTTAACGTGACAGATACACTTAAAGTTGGTTTCGAAGCCACTTACTATGAAGGTGATGTCCTTGCTCAAACACCGCAAGGAGGATCTGTCGATGGATCAACAGAAGACAGTTCCTTCAAGCTTTATATGGCATTAGATAGTGACTTTGGTCGCTGGACATCAAGTGCTTTTAAAAACAGCAACACGGAAACTCGCGATTCTGTGATTGATATTGGTACAGGTCCTTTCGTCTTCTCTCAAGAGATCGAGGCCGAAACAAAATATTTTGATATCACGAATAGCCAATCGGTTGGCTCCAATACGACCCTGCGCTTCTCGGTAGGATACCGCGAAGATTCTGTAACACAGTTTGGCGGTAGTGCCATTGATAGGACTGGTGAGGTGGGTTATAAAACCACTTTTGCTTCAGCTCTAGCAGAACATGCTCTGTCTGATGCTACGACGATCACAGGCTCTCTCCGATACGACAGCCTTGATAGTTATAGCACTGCCAATAATTTTGCACTCACAAATTTCACGAATAGTGATTTTGGGACACTCAATGAAATTAGTGTCAATATTGGTGTGACCCACAAATTCTCTGAAACAGACACTGTGAAACTTATGTATGCTCGTGGATTTCAGTCCCCCAACTTATTTGAGCTTGGCGGTCAGGTGATTGACGTGGGGAATAGTGGTGTCTTTACAGGCATTGGGGCCCTAGGCGGACAACCTAATCTGAACTCTACAATTGATACGCAGTATGAAATTCAATATCTAAAATCTTTAGAGTCGCTGAATGGTAAGTTGAATGTTTCAGTCTTCTTGCGGGATGAAAAGGATCTAATTGGTGCTGCAATCACTGGAGAACTTTACTCGACGAATGAGCCAACTGTGCCTTTTTACGCCGGCACAACAAATGTTGGTGACGCAGAGACTTGGGGCCTAGAGATTGACCTTTCTGGAGAGACTGACAACGGCATCAGATGGGCGGCACGCTATGGCTATGCCAGCACAAGTGAAGATCTTGAGCAAACAGGCTTGGTTCTTTCTTCCCTCTATCCCTTTGTACCTCTTGGCTATGAGGATCGCAGCTCCAAGCATATTCTCACAGGCTTGATTGGCTATGAGAAAGACGCGTTCACAATTGATGCGATTGTCCAGTATAAGTCTGGCTTCACTTCGATTAAGGACTTTATCAACTTGCCTGCTTTTGGCCTTGACCCTTATGGATCAGTTGACGGTTTCTGGACAGCCAATTTGTCTGCGCGCTACCAGATCAATGAGAGTGTAAGCGTCTTTGCTTCAGGCGAGAACCTGCTGGAAAAAAGACATAACCAATCTGTAAATTCCACCATGATTGCAGAGCGTCGTGTCTGGGCAGGATTGACCATCGACTTTTAA
- a CDS encoding PAS domain-containing protein, producing MKQVVEIDGRFSLGDKRLMKSHQKLLDVWTKLYSDENLDWPERRKIGLRDLGEEVPKIRVCEYLPSGRVNFRLSGSDLNSVLEIDLVHEDPYEKYAVDVMDLVEKVQKLIHDNACAALVRYYLHYPDGKVVDVETLMLPIKGPREDRKYTIGHMIERASRYDVLIKADSRIGFYKPSLVYVAEL from the coding sequence ATGAAGCAGGTTGTTGAAATTGATGGAAGGTTTTCTCTCGGCGATAAGAGGCTTATGAAGTCGCATCAAAAGCTACTGGATGTCTGGACTAAACTATATTCTGATGAAAATTTAGACTGGCCTGAGAGAAGAAAAATTGGCCTCAGAGACCTTGGTGAAGAAGTCCCTAAAATTCGCGTCTGCGAATATTTGCCCTCTGGACGAGTAAATTTCAGATTAAGTGGATCGGACTTAAATTCTGTTCTTGAGATTGATCTGGTCCACGAAGACCCATATGAAAAATATGCAGTAGATGTCATGGACCTTGTGGAGAAAGTGCAAAAACTAATTCACGATAATGCCTGTGCTGCCCTCGTTCGATATTATCTTCACTATCCTGATGGAAAAGTTGTAGATGTTGAAACACTTATGTTGCCCATAAAAGGGCCTCGAGAGGATAGAAAATACACGATTGGACATATGATCGAAAGAGCCTCACGTTATGATGTGCTTATAAAAGCTGACTCTAGAATTGGATTTTATAAACCTTCGCTTGTGTATGTGGCGGAGTTATAA
- a CDS encoding 2-hydroxychromene-2-carboxylate isomerase codes for MPEVIDFYFSFRSPYSYLAVPGAIEIQNRYNVDINFRPVLPQALRNPAFFKAANREKVDYILMDWTRRAELLNMPHAWPSPDPVVQNMETFEIATEQPYIYTLIYLGIEANRQRKGLEFAKEVSSLIWGGTKDWHQGGKLALATVKSGLDYYAMEKAVKETSLYEAELSHNHQDHNACGHSGVPTFVYKGEPFFGQDRLDSLCFQLEKDSLRTETEEETL; via the coding sequence ATGCCTGAGGTAATAGATTTTTATTTTTCATTTCGAAGCCCCTATAGTTATCTAGCGGTTCCAGGTGCGATTGAAATTCAGAACAGATATAATGTGGATATTAATTTTCGCCCCGTGTTGCCTCAAGCGCTAAGAAACCCAGCTTTTTTCAAAGCAGCTAATCGTGAGAAGGTTGACTATATTCTTATGGATTGGACACGCCGAGCAGAGTTATTGAACATGCCACACGCATGGCCATCACCTGACCCTGTTGTCCAAAATATGGAAACTTTTGAGATCGCGACTGAGCAACCCTATATCTACACCCTTATCTATCTAGGGATTGAAGCAAATCGTCAAAGAAAAGGCCTTGAATTTGCAAAAGAAGTGTCGTCTCTCATATGGGGGGGGACTAAGGATTGGCATCAGGGAGGGAAGTTGGCCCTTGCTACAGTTAAAAGCGGTTTGGATTATTATGCTATGGAAAAGGCGGTCAAAGAGACATCTTTATACGAGGCAGAATTATCTCATAATCATCAGGATCACAACGCTTGCGGCCATAGCGGCGTCCCAACATTTGTCTATAAAGGGGAGCCATTTTTCGGTCAGGACCGTCTTGATAGCCTCTGCTTTCAACTTGAAAAGGACTCTCTCCGCACAGAGACAGAGGAAGAAACCCTTTAA